A part of Methyloprofundus sedimenti genomic DNA contains:
- a CDS encoding AbrB/MazE/SpoVT family DNA-binding domain-containing protein, with protein MRVTSKGQVTIPRDVRESMGIHPAETEVEFLQDENGRWYLAKAKTTNKTTSRFRTAHKTGKLTMSTDDIMALTRG; from the coding sequence ATGCGCGTAACCAGTAAAGGTCAAGTCACTATTCCACGTGATGTCAGAGAAAGTATGGGTATACATCCCGCAGAAACCGAGGTTGAGTTTTTGCAAGATGAAAACGGGCGCTGGTATCTTGCCAAGGCTAAAACAACAAATAAAACCACTAGCCGATTCCGCACTGCTCATAAAACGGGCAAGTTAACAATGAGTACCGATGACATCATGGCCTTAACACGGGGATAA